From the Actinopolymorpha singaporensis genome, the window CCGCGCCCGGCCTGCTGGCCGATCTGATCGGCTTGTTCAGGCCGCTGTCGGGTGCGCCCGGCAGGCAGTGGCGGTTGTGGAAGGTACGCAGGCGCCAGGGCCTCTACCGGGACACGTCCCGAGGGATGCACGTACGCTGGCTGCTGTTCTGGGCATGGCTGTCGGGAGCGGCATGGTATGTCGGTGCGACGATCGTGCTCTGGTGGTGGGCGCGAGACCTCGGCTGGGACTGGGGCAACCAGGTTGTCACCGCGCTGCATCGACTGACCGGCGCGTCGCCGGACAGCTTTCCGTACCTCGACGACCTGCGGCAGCCGGACTATCGCGTCCCTGATCTGGTGACCAATCTGGCGGCCCGGATGGTGTGCCTGAGCTTCCTGCTGGTGTGTGCGCGCTACTACCAGAACCTGTTCGCGGGTCTCACCCCACTGACAGCCGGACTCGGGCAGGGTCGGCTGGGCAAACTCGCGCTCCTCGCCGAAGTACACATGCGGCTGGCTTCTGTGGTGGGGTTCGTGCTCGTGCTGCCGACCACCCTGATTCAGCAAGCCTGGTGGCCGGTGTGCACGACCATAGGAATGATCGTCACGTCCCTGTGCAACTGGACCTGTCGGAAGTTCGCACAGACGGCCGTGGCGGAGGCCCGCACGTCAGGACTGTCCACCGTGCCGGCCGGGCGGATCGCCGCACTGGAGGAGTTCTGCCGGTGGGCGCCGTCGTCGACGTTCTACACGTTCACGGTCGCGGTCATCCTGGTGTGCATGCAGGTCGGTGTCGCGACGGACCTCCCCGTCTACGCGGCAGGCGTCACGCTGACGAACCTGGTGCTCTTCTACGGCGTCAAGTGCAGTGGCAACAGTGCCGCCGACGTCCGGGCGGCGCTGGGCAGAGGGTGCCTGGCCGCCGAACGGCTGCGGTACACGCGGCATCTTCCCAACCCTGCCGACGTCGACGCGGCTCAGGACCCCGAGCACTTGGCAGCCGTGGACCGGCCGGAGTAGCGGGCCCAACCGGGGCTGAACGGATCCCGTTCGTCATCAGTTGGTGATGTTGGAACCCGTGTGGCCCGACCACCCGCCGAAGCGGTGCAGAGCCGATCCGGCGAGGGACGCGACCTTCTCGAGGACAGCGATGCACTGTGCACTGGGAACCCCGGAGTTCGGCCAGCATGCACCGATGGCGCCCACAGGCTCACGATCGATGATCGGGCACATCATGACGCTGTGGACCGGCGTCGGCAGGTGCACCACCTTGGCGGGGCGCGTGTCCTTGTGAATGTCGGGCGCGACGGCCGTCATCTGGTGACGTATTGCCCAGCCGCTGAGGCACTTGTCCATCGGGAAACGCTGGCCGAGCCACAACGGGATGTCGGAGTCCACCGACACGTGGTGGCACAGATCGCCTTCCCTGACGACCAAGCATGTGCCTGCTGCACCGGTGAGTTCTCGAGCGGAGCGACATACCTCAGCGTGAAGCTCCTCACGGCTGTCACACCGCTCGAAGCGGGTCTCAAGGTGGCGGAACGGATTCGCACGATCCATGCAGACCTCCCGTTCTACTGCGGGCTCGCCACGATCGGCGCCCACGAGCCCAAGCTAGGCCGCCGGTAGCGAACCCGGCATCGCAGGTGCCGGGGATCATGCACTCCTGAATGGCCCCCAGGCGAGCTCCGTGGAGGCCGGTATGTGCGATCACGATGGTTCGCACATGTGGTTGTCAGCAGCCCTTTACCGTCATATGCCCTAAGTCGTGATGAGCCGTCCACGGCAGTCTTCACGCTCTGGACGGCCGTGGCTGGAAGGTGCGGCTCAAGTCGTACGACGGTGGGGCGTGGCGTTTCCGCGAAGACGCAGCGGCCGCGGCGCCTCTACTGACAGAGGCCCCGCGGCCGGTCGCGCATTCGGTCGTCACTTCAGGGCGACGTAGTCACCGGCCGCAGAGACGGACGCGACGGTGGAACTGCCCGCGTACGACCACCGCCAGTAGCCGGTGGCCCCGGCCGTGGCGGTCGTCTTCAGGTAGCCGTTCGCATCGGTGTAGACGGTCTTGACCGTGACGTAGGTGCTGCTGCCTGCCTTACGGAACTGCATCTGCACCGGCTGGCTGGCGTAGCCGACGAACGTCGTGGCCTCGTCGGTGGTGGCCCGGGTCAGCCGCCCGGTCACGGTCAGCTTGCCGCCCTTTGCGACCGGCTCCGGAGAGGCGTTCACGCTCACCTTCGCGACCTTGTAGAGGGTGACGTTGTCGCCGGCCGAGACCGAGGCCGCGGTCGTGCTGCCTCCGCCGAACGACCACCGCCAGGCCCCCGACGTCGTGGCGGCGACGGTCGTCTTCAACGTGCCGTCCGTGGCCGAGGTGATCGTCTTGACGGTGGCGTATGACGTGGCGCCGGCCTTCCTGAACTGCAGGCGCACCGGCTGGCCGCCGTAGCCGACGGAGATCGCGTTGCCGTCGAGGTCCGTGGAGTTCCAGTTGGGCTGGGTGAGCCGCCCGGTGACGGTGAGGGTGCCGTTCTTGCGAACGGGCTCGGGGGTCGCGTTCGCAGTCGCCAGCCTGGTCTCCTTCAGGAGGAGGACGTCGTCGGCGGGATCGCTGTAGAGGTTGTACTGAAGGCCGTCGTAGGTGTAGCCGCTCATCCGCAACTGGACCGGGCGGCCGGCGGAGGAGTTGCTCAGGTCGTACAGGTGGATGACCGCCGTGCCGGTGCAGGTCAACGTCGTGGACGTACGCGTCACGCAGGTCATGTTGTAGTTGGTGGGCCCCTCCAGGTACTTGAAGAAGGGGCCGCCGACGCTGCGGAGGTGGGCATCGACCCAGCCCAGACCTCCGGAGTCCTCGGTGGCCTCGACGGTGACCGGGACGGTGCGGGCGATGGAGCCACTGGTGCCCATCACGATGGGCTTGTCGTTGTTGATGGTGGTGCTGGTGACCTTCGTGTCGTAGTACTCGGCGTTGGCCGGTGGCGCCAGCAGCAGGCAACCGGCGACCGTTCCTGCTGCGAGCAGGGCGACGGCGCGCACAGATTTCAAGGATCCCCCCTGAAGCAGAACCTCACCGCCACATGCGGTGCGCGCATCTTGCCACACGCCTCGGCAGGGGTGCACTCACTGCCAGGAGATCCCCGCGTAGCGGTCGAACTCGTCCCGGCTGCGCTTCACCGAGTCGAGTT encodes:
- a CDS encoding GAF domain-containing protein, whose amino-acid sequence is MGADRGEPAVEREVCMDRANPFRHLETRFERCDSREELHAEVCRSARELTGAAGTCLVVREGDLCHHVSVDSDIPLWLGQRFPMDKCLSGWAIRHQMTAVAPDIHKDTRPAKVVHLPTPVHSVMMCPIIDREPVGAIGACWPNSGVPSAQCIAVLEKVASLAGSALHRFGGWSGHTGSNITN